The nucleotide sequence AGGAGGGGTGTGACGTGGTCGTGATGGGAACCCACGGCCGGACCGGCGTCGACCGGCTCATCCTGGGCAGCGTCGCCGAGCGCGTGGTGCGGTCCTCGCCGGTTCCCGTGTTGACCGTCCGCGTCTCGCCGGACTGAGACCGCGGCGGGACGCGGGTCCGCGTCCCGCCGCTCGCTCTCCGCTCCCGGCTCTCACAGCGGCCGCAGGTGCTCGCAGTCTCCCGCCGTGACTTCCTCACGACCCTCGCCAGTGTCGACGACGAGCGCCCCCGGGAACCGGACGTCGACGGCCTCGCCGACGACCTCGCCGCCTGGCGTCTCCACGCGCACCTGCCGCCCGAGCGTACCCGCGTGCTCGCGCCAGGCGTCGACCACTCCCGCCAGGTCCCCGCGAAGCTCGTGGAACTCCTCGAGCAGCCGCTGGGTGAACAGCCGGCGGTCCACGTCGCCGACCTCGGCGCGCAGGCTCGTCGCCGGCTGCCCGGGCGGCAGGTCGTCGGGGTCGACGTTGGCGTTCACGCCGACCCCGACGACCAGCCACGAAATCCGGTCGGCCTCCCCTTCCATCTCGGTGAGGATCCCCGCGAGCTTGCGCTCGCCGGTCGGCGCGTCGTCCCCGCTGTCGCCGGCCACGAGGACGTCGTTGGGCCACTTGATGACGGCGTCGGCGCCGGCCTCCCGGGCCGCGCGAGCGGTCGCGACGGCGGCCGCGAGCGTGAACGCGGGCGCGTGGGCCGGCGGGACGTCCGGCCGCACCAGGATGGACAGCCAGACGCCGCCGGACGGCGAGGCCCACTCCCGGTCCAGCCGCCCCCGGCCTCCGGTCTGGGCGTCCGCCAGCACGACCACGTCCTCCCGGCCCTCCGCCGCGAGCTCGCGCGCCCGGTCGTTCGTGCTCGGGACCGCGTCGTGGTACTCCACCTCGAAGGGAGCCTCGAGGCCGTACTCGACGGCCGCACCGCCGAACTCGGGCACGCCGCGGAGTTCATAGCCTTCCTCGGTGCTCGCGACCTCGAACCCCGCCTCGCGGAGCGCCTCGACCTGTTTCCAGACCGCCGCTCGCGAGACTCCCAGCCGGTCGGCCAGCGCCGGCCCTGCGACCGGCCCCTCGGCGAGCGCGTCGAGCACCCGCCGGCGCGTCTCGTTCATACCTGCGGGTTCGCCCGGCCGGCTCAAATAAACGGCGGCGACCGCCGGGACGCGGGCGACCCGTGGCGCGAGCGCACGCCCCCGCAGCCAGCGGTGTGTGTCGACCTCGCACAGTCGGTCAACGGTTAATCCGTCGCTGACCGTACAGGTATCCATGACCCGACTCACGCGGCGGCAGGCCCTCGCCTCGCTCGCCTCGCTCGGCGCGGTGACGCTCGCCGGCTGTATCGAGGGCGCCGGCGGCGAGGCCGGTGACGGGAGCGGAGCGACCGTCCCCGCGGCAGACGCCCGCCTGCCGCTCCCGATGGAGCCGTCGGCACTCCGGGAGGCGGCGGTTTCCGGCGGGCCGGACAAGGACGGCATCCCCTCCATCGACGACCCCTCCTTCATCGCCCCCTCCGAGGTCAGCTTTCTCGCCGACGGCGACCCGGTCTTCGGCGTCGTTCGGGACGGCGTGGCCAAGGCCTACCCACAGAAGATCCTCGTCCACCACGAGATCGTCAACGACGACCTCGCTGGCGACCCGGTCAGCGTGACCTACTGCCCGCTGACCGGGACCGCCCTCGGCTTCGACCGCGGCGGGACCACTTTCGGGGTGTCGGGCCGGCTGGTCAACGACAACCTCATCATGTACGACCGGGCGACCGAGACGTGGTGGCCCCAGATCCTCGCGACGGCGATTCCCGGTCCCTGGAACGCCGACCCACAGACCCGCTCGCTGCGGGAATTTCGCCTCATCTGGACGACCTGGGGACGCTGGCGCGACCAGCACCCCGAGACGCGGGTGCTCTCGCGGGAGACCGGCCACCCCCGCAACTACGCCCGCGACCCCTACGGCAGCTACAACCCCCGCGACGGCTACTACGCCGGCGGCGCCCCGCTCTTCCCGCCGCTGCGGGAGGACGACCGCTACGGCCCCAAGCGGGTGGTGATGGGCGCCCGGGCGCCCGAGGGTGCCGTCGCTTTCCTCAAAGACAGCCTGCGCGAGGCGGGCGTGCTGACGGGACAGCTCGGCGACGTGCCCGTACTCGCAGTCCACGACCCGCGCTACGACACCGGCTACGTCTACCGCAACCCCGACGAGGCGGCCTACGAGGTTGTCGGCGGCCGTGTCAGGGGACCGACCGGCGAGAGCGCCTTCGACCGGCTCCCGCTGGACCGCGTCCACACCTTCGACGCGATGTGGTTCGCGTGGACCGGCTTCTACCCGGAGACCAATGTCTACGAGTGAGGCGGGCAGCGGCCCGGACGGGGCCGGCGGAGCCGACGGCGACAGCACCGGCACCGGTGCCGGTGGCGACCCCGACGGAACCAGGGGCCAGGGCGGGCTCAAGACGGCGCTCTCGCGGACCCGAGCCGCGACCGCCCTGACGCTGCGACGTCGGGACAGCCTGCTGGTCGTCGCCGGTGTGACCGTCCTCTACCTGCTGGGCTACCTCTGGGCTATCGGCGACCTCGCGCCCGGCTTCGGGGGCTACGGTCTGGTTCTGGCCGCGGACCCGCTCGGGACCCTGTTCCGAACCACCTCGGGGTTCCTCTCCTTCGCGCCCGTGGCGCTGGTCCGGGCCGGCCCGCTCGCCTACCAGGCCTCGCTGAACACGCTCGTCGGGCTGACCCTGGCGCTGCTGGTCGGGCTGAACCTCGGGCTCACCTACCTCACCCGCAAGCAGCCCGCGGCCTGCGGGCTGGAGTCCTCCGCGGGCGTGCTCGCCGGGATACCGGCGCTGCTCTCCGGGACCGCCTGCTGTGGCCCGGTCGTCCTGATCGCCCTCGGGATCCAGGCCTCCGGGGTGTTGCTGACGGCCTTCCAGGTGCTTCTGCCGGCGGCCGCGATAATCCTCGTCGGGAGTCTGGTGCTCGTCGGGCGGCAGGTCCGGCCCGAGGCGATGACCAGTACGAACGGGCAGGTCGCCGGCGCTCCGGACGACCGACGGTAGTACCGTCAGTCGATAACGACCAGCACGTCGCCCATGTCGACGCTCTGGTCGGGGCCGACGGCGACCTCGGTGACGGTGCCGCCGGATTCGGCGACGATGTCGTTTTCCATCTTCATCGCTTCGAGCACCAGCAGGACGTCGCCCGCCTCGACCTCGTCGCCTTCGGCGACGTTCACGTCCAGGACGGTGCCCTGCATTTCCGCGGTGACCTGCTGGCCGGCGGCGGTCGTCGCCGACCCGCCCCCACCGCCACCGCCGTCGGAGCCGGGCCCGGCCCGGTCGGGGCGCTGACCGCCGCCTCCCCCACCCCCGCCGCCGGTGTCGACGTTGCCGAGGTCGAGCGCGGGCGCCCCGCGCTCTTCGAGTTCGACCTCGAAGCGTTTGCCGTTGACCTCGACGGTGAAGGTGCGCTCGGTGACTTCCTCGTCGTCTTCGGCCGCCGACTCGATTTCTTTCCCCCACCGTTCCTGCGCTTCGTCGATGCGCTCGGGGTCGAGTTCCTCGTCGAGATATTTCGTAGTGTGGTGGCCGGCGACGAAGGCATCGTCCTCGAGCATCAGCCGGTGGAACGGGATGATCGTGTGGATCCCCTCGATCTCGTACTCCGCGAGCGCCCGCTTGCCGCGCTCGATGACCTCCTCGCGGCTTTCGCCGTCGACGATGAGTTTGGCGATCATCGAGTCGTAGTCGGTCACGAGGTCGTCGCCCTGCCGGAGGGCGTCGTCCATGCGGACTCCGACGCCGCCCGGGGGATCGTAGGTGTCGAGTGTGCCGCCAGTCGCGGGGGCGAAGTCGTCAGCGGCGTTTTC is from Salinirussus salinus and encodes:
- a CDS encoding DUF3179 domain-containing protein, coding for MTRLTRRQALASLASLGAVTLAGCIEGAGGEAGDGSGATVPAADARLPLPMEPSALREAAVSGGPDKDGIPSIDDPSFIAPSEVSFLADGDPVFGVVRDGVAKAYPQKILVHHEIVNDDLAGDPVSVTYCPLTGTALGFDRGGTTFGVSGRLVNDNLIMYDRATETWWPQILATAIPGPWNADPQTRSLREFRLIWTTWGRWRDQHPETRVLSRETGHPRNYARDPYGSYNPRDGYYAGGAPLFPPLREDDRYGPKRVVMGARAPEGAVAFLKDSLREAGVLTGQLGDVPVLAVHDPRYDTGYVYRNPDEAAYEVVGGRVRGPTGESAFDRLPLDRVHTFDAMWFAWTGFYPETNVYE
- a CDS encoding biotin--[acetyl-CoA-carboxylase] ligase; the protein is MNETRRRVLDALAEGPVAGPALADRLGVSRAAVWKQVEALREAGFEVASTEEGYELRGVPEFGGAAVEYGLEAPFEVEYHDAVPSTNDRARELAAEGREDVVVLADAQTGGRGRLDREWASPSGGVWLSILVRPDVPPAHAPAFTLAAAVATARAAREAGADAVIKWPNDVLVAGDSGDDAPTGERKLAGILTEMEGEADRISWLVVGVGVNANVDPDDLPPGQPATSLRAEVGDVDRRLFTQRLLEEFHELRGDLAGVVDAWREHAGTLGRQVRVETPGGEVVGEAVDVRFPGALVVDTGEGREEVTAGDCEHLRPL
- a CDS encoding ATP-binding protein, whose amino-acid sequence is IMQQADVPIVPGTTDPVEEPEEVVEFGEDNGWPVAIKAEGGGGGRGMKVVHDPEEAEDQLESAKREGEAYFDNDSVYLERYLENPRHIEVQILADHHGNVRHLGERDCSLQRRHQKVIEEGPSPALTDDLREEIGEAARRGVREANYYNAGTVEFLVEDRDREDGELLDVGDDFYFLEVNTRIQVEHCVTEQITGIDIVKWQLRVAQDEEVTFAQDDVEIDGHAMEFRINAENAADDFAPATGGTLDTYDPPGGVGVRMDDALRQGDDLVTDYDSMIAKLIVDGESREEVIERGKRALAEYEIEGIHTIIPFHRLMLEDDAFVAGHHTTKYLDEELDPERIDEAQERWGKEIESAAEDDEEVTERTFTVEVNGKRFEVELEERGAPALDLGNVDTGGGGGGGGGQRPDRAGPGSDGGGGGGGSATTAAGQQVTAEMQGTVLDVNVAEGDEVEAGDVLLVLEAMKMENDIVAESGGTVTEVAVGPDQSVDMGDVLVVID